In Arthrobacter citreus, a genomic segment contains:
- a CDS encoding DUF2304 domain-containing protein, producing the protein MTTTILPFILALAVVCWVVLLLRQRKLKEKYAVLWVIVGLLIIILAGFPQLLGWASEVSGFVVPANLLFTLAIFLVLGVCLHLSLEISVVEDETRALAEEAAILRSALEKLQARVDALPSGHRHGVEHGAAPLGEHDDGA; encoded by the coding sequence ATGACCACCACAATTCTGCCGTTCATACTGGCACTGGCAGTTGTTTGTTGGGTTGTGCTCCTCCTGCGCCAGCGCAAGCTCAAGGAGAAGTACGCCGTCCTGTGGGTCATCGTGGGCCTGCTCATCATCATTCTTGCCGGGTTCCCGCAGCTGCTTGGCTGGGCCTCGGAGGTGTCCGGGTTCGTCGTTCCGGCGAACCTGCTGTTCACGCTGGCCATATTCCTCGTCCTCGGTGTGTGCCTGCACCTGTCCCTCGAAATATCGGTTGTTGAGGACGAAACCAGGGCTCTGGCCGAAGAGGCCGCAATCCTGCGGAGTGCACTCGAAAAGCTGCAGGCACGCGTTGACGCCCTGCCCTCCGGACACCGGCACGGCGTTGAGCATGGCGCCGCTCCGCTCGGCGAGCACGATGACGGTGCGTAA
- a CDS encoding glycosyltransferase gives MAAYNGSLFIEEQIRSILPELEEGDEIVIVDDCSTDSTADVVKGIPDPRIRLLTNEHNMGYVKTFERALASGTGDYLFLSDQDDIWLPGRVKQMMEALQDKMMVVSNCSHFGGGAGRFHEIRLRSADSGRRAANIAGILVGYRLHWGCAMALRADLLQLALPFPGRMRESYDQFLAMAGNVAGSIVYLEEDTVLHRLHGNNLTPARIRGPLAILRARAVFAENLAILLLRLRRLRPAFGSR, from the coding sequence ATGGCTGCCTATAACGGATCGCTGTTTATTGAGGAGCAGATCCGCTCCATCCTTCCCGAGCTGGAGGAGGGAGACGAGATTGTCATCGTTGATGACTGCTCCACGGACTCAACGGCGGACGTTGTCAAGGGGATCCCCGATCCACGGATCCGGCTGCTGACCAACGAGCACAACATGGGGTACGTCAAGACTTTCGAGCGCGCGCTCGCATCGGGCACCGGGGACTACCTTTTCCTGTCGGACCAGGACGATATCTGGCTGCCGGGCCGGGTCAAGCAAATGATGGAAGCGCTTCAGGACAAGATGATGGTGGTTTCGAACTGCTCCCATTTCGGGGGCGGTGCCGGGCGGTTCCATGAAATCCGGCTGAGGTCAGCCGATTCGGGCCGCCGCGCGGCGAATATCGCGGGCATCCTGGTGGGTTACCGGCTGCACTGGGGCTGTGCCATGGCCCTTCGGGCGGACCTGCTGCAGCTCGCCTTGCCTTTCCCGGGCCGGATGCGGGAATCGTATGACCAGTTCCTGGCCATGGCGGGCAATGTGGCCGGCAGCATCGTCTATTTGGAGGAGGACACGGTGCTGCATCGGCTGCACGGCAACAACCTGACTCCCGCCAGGATCCGCGGGCCTCTGGCGATCCTGCGGGCACGCGCAGTTTTTGCGGAGAACCTCGCCATCCTCCTCCTTCGGCTGCGGAGACTCCGGCCCGCTTTCGGATCCCGGTAG
- a CDS encoding type II secretion system F family protein: MTSPWFLAVICGLALGSSAWFAALRLPPLRPVTFSERIGPQLRTGGHGSRLLTTAADDLTPFGPLERILRPALHLAVRRLNRLNPVTRDLERRLARAGRNMTVLDYRAEQVLWTGGGFLAGGTVTVWLASMERTGAAGVIAGTILGAVLGFVLRDYRLSSQIKNREMRMLAEFPSLAEMMALAVGAGESANGALERIARTAHGELAGEFGRILTETRSGIPLTNALQHFSDRVRLAPLSRFVDGLTVAIERGTPLADVMRAQSQDVRDLAKRDLMESAGKKEIAMMIPLVFGVLPLTVLFSIFPGISLLGIGL; this comes from the coding sequence ATGACATCGCCGTGGTTTCTTGCCGTCATCTGCGGCCTTGCCTTGGGTTCCTCAGCATGGTTCGCTGCTCTCCGGCTGCCGCCGCTGCGCCCGGTCACCTTCAGCGAACGCATCGGACCGCAGCTGCGCACCGGCGGTCACGGCTCGAGGCTGCTTACAACGGCTGCGGACGATCTCACACCGTTCGGGCCGCTGGAACGCATCCTGCGGCCGGCCCTTCATCTGGCCGTCCGGCGGCTGAACAGGCTCAACCCTGTCACCCGTGATCTGGAACGCCGGCTTGCGCGCGCCGGGAGGAACATGACCGTCCTGGATTACCGGGCCGAGCAGGTTCTCTGGACCGGTGGCGGCTTCCTCGCCGGCGGCACGGTGACCGTGTGGCTGGCCAGCATGGAGAGAACGGGTGCCGCCGGAGTCATCGCAGGCACCATCCTCGGGGCAGTCCTGGGGTTCGTGCTCAGGGACTACCGGCTGAGCTCCCAGATCAAGAACCGTGAAATGCGGATGCTGGCCGAATTTCCCAGCCTCGCCGAAATGATGGCGCTCGCAGTGGGTGCCGGAGAAAGCGCCAACGGCGCCCTCGAACGCATCGCCCGGACCGCGCACGGCGAACTTGCCGGAGAGTTTGGGCGCATCCTCACCGAAACGCGCTCCGGCATACCCCTCACGAACGCACTGCAGCACTTTTCGGACCGGGTCCGCCTGGCGCCGCTGTCCCGGTTTGTCGACGGACTCACGGTGGCCATTGAACGGGGCACTCCCTTGGCAGATGTCATGCGTGCCCAGTCCCAGGACGTCCGCGACCTGGCTAAACGCGACCTGATGGAAAGCGCCGGCAAGAAGGAAATCGCCATGATGATCCCCCTTGTTTTCGGTGTCCTTCCCCTGACGGTGCTCTTCTCGATTTTTCCCGGCATATCCCTGCTGGGGATTGGACTCTAG
- a CDS encoding pilus assembly protein TadG-related protein, translating into MSAGTPAASLRVRLRTGASGEEGQVGVLILGYLLVSLLTLTVVMGASALYLGHKKLLSTADGAALAAADTFSLGPSGNPSGGPAAVLSPAAVQLEVDRYLAATSAVDRLPGLAVAAETGTADGRTARVVLTGVVHPPLVNFLVPDGIPITAVAEARARLSQ; encoded by the coding sequence ATGAGCGCCGGCACGCCTGCCGCTTCGCTGCGCGTCCGCCTGCGCACCGGAGCCAGCGGCGAAGAGGGACAAGTGGGGGTTCTCATCCTCGGATATCTGCTGGTAAGCCTGCTGACGCTCACCGTGGTGATGGGAGCCTCGGCACTGTATCTGGGCCATAAAAAACTGCTGTCGACGGCGGATGGAGCTGCGCTTGCCGCGGCGGACACGTTCTCGCTGGGCCCTTCGGGGAACCCGTCAGGGGGACCGGCGGCGGTGCTGTCTCCCGCAGCGGTCCAGCTGGAAGTTGACCGGTACCTCGCCGCAACCAGTGCTGTGGACCGGCTGCCGGGACTGGCCGTCGCCGCCGAAACCGGAACGGCGGACGGCCGCACCGCCCGGGTGGTGCTGACCGGCGTCGTGCATCCGCCACTGGTGAACTTTCTGGTGCCCGACGGAATCCCGATTACCGCCGTCGCCGAGGCCCGGGCACGGCTAAGCCAATAG
- a CDS encoding glycosyltransferase family 2 protein → MPAWNESESVGNTVTEVLGAVADADVLVVDDGSSDDTANIAEAAGATVLRLPFNLGVGGAMRAGFKFAKRHGYTRAIQVDADGQHDPKDLINVVDGLQYADISIGARFADKGSYEVRGPRKWAMVFLGWAISRIAKVRLTDVTSGFRAANARAIDQYCEHYPAEYLGDTIDSLVVAIRSGLTVVQVPVEMRPRQGGTPSHNPAKAALYLARSGFALLIAMSRKKTNVGTDGSSAK, encoded by the coding sequence ATGCCGGCCTGGAACGAGTCCGAATCCGTAGGCAACACTGTGACCGAAGTCCTGGGGGCCGTAGCAGACGCCGATGTGTTGGTGGTCGATGACGGGTCCTCCGATGACACGGCGAACATCGCCGAGGCTGCCGGTGCCACAGTCCTGCGCCTGCCGTTCAACCTCGGCGTCGGTGGAGCCATGCGTGCCGGCTTCAAGTTCGCCAAGCGGCACGGCTACACGCGTGCCATCCAGGTCGATGCGGACGGACAGCATGATCCGAAGGACCTGATAAACGTGGTCGACGGACTGCAGTACGCCGACATTTCAATCGGCGCCCGATTCGCCGACAAAGGCAGCTATGAGGTCAGGGGCCCGCGGAAGTGGGCCATGGTGTTCCTGGGGTGGGCCATTTCCAGGATTGCCAAAGTGCGCCTGACGGACGTCACTTCAGGGTTCCGCGCCGCTAACGCACGGGCCATCGACCAGTACTGTGAGCATTACCCGGCGGAGTACCTGGGAGACACCATCGATTCCCTGGTGGTTGCCATTCGGTCGGGACTTACCGTTGTCCAGGTTCCGGTGGAAATGCGTCCCCGGCAGGGCGGCACCCCCAGCCACAACCCCGCCAAGGCAGCGCTTTACCTTGCGCGCAGCGGCTTTGCCCTGCTCATTGCCATGTCACGCAAGAAGACCAACGTGGGAACCGACGGGAGTTCAGCTAAATGA
- a CDS encoding DUF6541 family protein, with protein sequence MDWLSATPALLIGLLILIVPGISVGLVLRLRAFDALALAPLISVTLISISAISASILGADWNVGVLIAATVAALLIAALFAIAEHRFRPRTLQRTPFTRELLYGAAALVSFLLIGRQVARAIGAPDNFSQTFDNNFHLNAVRYVMETADASSLTVGGMTSGDQPASFYPAAWHALTALVVQLSGAPLTVGVSAVSIAIAAVVWPLSLLFAVRQLARLVPAAVLGAGVLAGSFAAFPLLLLDFGVLYPNLLSLAMVPAGVALVAIILRQAPATVLDLPRAWLLAVLTLPGIAVSHPNGIMTLMALSLPILVSAYVFFIRGLAVQKAPALRYLLPTLLFAAAWVAVAVLWTLIRPEAEAAFWGPVQSVPQAVGESLLNGPMGAPAAWTVSILMVAGIVACVRMPRLLWVAGAWAVVVALFAVSSGTPISDTRMFLSGVWYNDSHRLAAVLPLAAAPLAVLGLNLLLKPLTGSLGSAVSRSRMTRTAAGVTSAVLAFLPALLLLPLTQGKSIENEIARARMNYMTTPDASLVSTDELALLEELDELVPEDAVIAVNPWTGGSLAYALADRETTHKHIFYTSTEAQAVIDASLKEAGDTPGVCEAVEATGVDYVLDFGDREVHGGDHPYPGLEGLDTDDDFRLVSSVGDARLYEFVGC encoded by the coding sequence ATGGACTGGCTTAGCGCCACGCCCGCACTGCTCATCGGTTTGCTGATCCTGATCGTTCCCGGCATCTCAGTGGGGCTGGTCCTTCGTCTCCGTGCCTTCGATGCCCTTGCACTCGCTCCCCTGATCTCCGTTACCCTGATCAGCATTTCAGCCATTTCAGCCTCCATCCTCGGCGCGGATTGGAACGTCGGCGTCCTTATTGCCGCGACGGTTGCCGCCCTGCTCATCGCCGCACTTTTCGCCATTGCAGAACACCGGTTCCGTCCCCGCACCCTTCAACGCACCCCGTTCACCCGTGAGCTGCTGTACGGCGCGGCCGCACTGGTCTCCTTCCTGCTGATCGGCCGGCAAGTGGCCCGGGCCATCGGTGCCCCGGACAACTTTTCCCAAACATTTGACAATAATTTCCATCTCAACGCTGTGCGTTATGTCATGGAAACCGCCGACGCGTCGTCGCTCACTGTGGGTGGCATGACTTCCGGGGACCAGCCCGCGAGCTTTTACCCGGCTGCATGGCATGCCCTGACCGCACTGGTGGTCCAGCTGTCCGGCGCTCCCCTCACCGTGGGTGTGAGCGCTGTGAGCATTGCCATCGCCGCCGTCGTCTGGCCGTTGAGCCTGCTGTTCGCCGTCCGGCAGCTGGCCCGGCTGGTTCCCGCTGCCGTCCTGGGGGCGGGGGTCCTGGCCGGAAGTTTCGCTGCCTTCCCGCTCCTGCTCCTCGATTTTGGCGTGCTCTATCCAAATCTGCTGTCCCTGGCGATGGTGCCCGCCGGGGTCGCCCTGGTTGCCATCATCCTGAGGCAGGCCCCGGCAACGGTGCTGGATCTGCCCCGCGCTTGGCTGTTGGCGGTGCTCACACTGCCGGGAATTGCGGTTTCCCATCCCAACGGCATCATGACCCTCATGGCGCTGTCCCTTCCGATTCTGGTTTCCGCCTATGTCTTCTTTATCCGCGGCTTGGCTGTCCAGAAGGCGCCGGCGCTCCGTTACCTGCTTCCGACCCTTCTGTTCGCCGCCGCTTGGGTTGCCGTCGCCGTGTTGTGGACCCTTATCCGTCCGGAGGCCGAAGCAGCGTTCTGGGGACCCGTCCAGTCCGTTCCCCAGGCCGTGGGGGAAAGCCTGCTGAACGGGCCAATGGGAGCACCTGCAGCCTGGACCGTCAGCATCCTCATGGTCGCCGGCATCGTCGCGTGCGTACGGATGCCCCGCCTTCTCTGGGTTGCCGGAGCGTGGGCAGTGGTTGTCGCCCTTTTCGCGGTGTCTTCCGGCACACCAATTTCCGACACCCGGATGTTCCTGTCCGGGGTTTGGTACAACGACTCGCACCGGCTCGCCGCAGTGCTGCCCCTTGCCGCGGCTCCGCTCGCGGTCCTGGGCCTGAATTTGCTGCTCAAGCCCCTGACCGGGTCACTGGGAAGCGCTGTCAGCCGCAGCCGAATGACCCGGACAGCAGCAGGCGTGACAAGCGCGGTGCTGGCCTTCCTTCCGGCGCTGCTGCTGCTCCCGCTTACCCAGGGAAAGAGCATCGAGAATGAAATCGCCAGAGCCCGGATGAATTACATGACCACGCCGGACGCGAGCCTGGTGAGCACCGATGAGCTCGCCCTGCTGGAGGAACTGGACGAGCTGGTGCCTGAAGATGCGGTTATCGCAGTGAACCCCTGGACCGGCGGTTCACTGGCCTACGCCCTCGCTGACCGGGAAACCACGCATAAGCACATCTTCTACACCAGCACTGAGGCACAGGCGGTCATTGATGCGAGCCTGAAGGAAGCGGGAGATACGCCTGGCGTCTGCGAGGCCGTGGAAGCCACCGGTGTGGACTATGTCCTGGACTTTGGCGACCGGGAAGTGCATGGCGGCGATCATCCGTACCCGGGGCTGGAAGGGCTGGACACCGATGATGACTTCCGGCTTGTCAGCAGTGTCGGGGACGCGCGCCTTTATGAGTTCGTAGGCTGCTGA
- a CDS encoding type II secretion system F family protein, producing the protein MSAAAGLVLGLGLFLIWRSCWVVPPAAARRPRTSRLEDELLQAGIQRVTPRAVVAASVAAGLLVAVLVLAGTGAVPVAACFGLFASGVPLVLVRWQARKQRSSRAELWPDAVDHLRSAIRAGLSLPEALIQLGENGPQELRPPFREFAADYRAGGQFDSALTRLKANLADPVADRIVEALRLTREVGGSDLGRLLGTLNQFLRDNARTRSELLARQSWTVNAARLAVAAPWIVLMLLATRPEAISAYNSAAGATVLVGGIVVSVLCYRLMLRIGALPEEERVLR; encoded by the coding sequence GTGAGCGCCGCCGCGGGGCTCGTCTTGGGGCTCGGACTGTTCCTGATCTGGCGGTCCTGCTGGGTGGTGCCGCCGGCTGCCGCCCGCAGGCCGCGCACCAGCCGGCTGGAGGACGAACTGCTGCAGGCCGGGATCCAGCGGGTAACTCCGCGCGCCGTCGTTGCCGCCAGCGTCGCTGCGGGACTCCTGGTCGCGGTGCTGGTTCTCGCCGGGACGGGCGCCGTGCCGGTGGCTGCCTGTTTCGGTCTTTTTGCCTCCGGTGTTCCGCTGGTCCTGGTTCGGTGGCAGGCCCGCAAGCAGCGCAGCTCACGGGCCGAGCTGTGGCCTGATGCGGTGGACCACCTGCGCTCCGCCATCCGGGCAGGGCTGTCCCTGCCCGAGGCACTGATCCAGCTCGGCGAAAACGGACCGCAGGAGCTGCGGCCGCCGTTTCGAGAATTTGCCGCCGATTACCGGGCGGGCGGCCAGTTCGACTCCGCCCTGACGCGGCTGAAAGCCAATTTGGCGGACCCCGTGGCCGACCGAATCGTTGAAGCGCTGCGTCTGACCCGCGAGGTCGGGGGATCGGACCTGGGCCGGCTGCTGGGCACGCTCAACCAGTTCCTTCGGGACAACGCGCGGACCCGCAGCGAACTGCTGGCCCGCCAGTCCTGGACCGTCAACGCGGCCCGTCTGGCCGTCGCCGCCCCGTGGATTGTCCTGATGCTGCTGGCCACCCGGCCTGAAGCGATCAGCGCCTACAACTCCGCGGCCGGAGCAACGGTGCTGGTGGGCGGGATCGTGGTGTCGGTCCTTTGCTACCGGCTGATGCTGCGCATCGGAGCCCTGCCGGAAGAGGAACGGGTGCTCAGATGA
- a CDS encoding glycosyltransferase family A protein, with protein MAIDVVLPYYGDVDLMKLAAQSVMNQQYREWRLAVIDDGYPSPEPERWFAAINDPRVSYRKNERNLGANGNYRRALELVEAPIVVIMGADDVMLPNYLQLVAAVFAAHPDVSVVQPGVQVIDEAGRACWPLTDLVKKLYAPRGRERQILRGEDMATSLIRADWAYFPSLAWRSDVITRIGFTPGLDVVQDLALLMDIAAEGGAIAVEPELAFLYRRHSASDSSVRALDGRRFDEERAYFRSQAERFARLGWTSAARAARLHSTSRLNAATLMARSLARGKTNSLPRLARHVIG; from the coding sequence ATGGCAATCGATGTCGTACTTCCCTATTACGGTGACGTGGACCTGATGAAGCTGGCCGCGCAGAGCGTCATGAACCAGCAGTACCGGGAATGGCGCCTGGCCGTCATCGACGACGGGTACCCGAGCCCGGAGCCTGAGCGGTGGTTCGCGGCGATCAATGATCCCCGGGTGAGTTACCGGAAGAACGAGAGGAATCTGGGCGCAAACGGAAACTACCGCAGGGCCCTTGAGCTCGTTGAAGCACCGATCGTCGTCATCATGGGGGCCGATGACGTGATGCTCCCGAATTATCTGCAGCTGGTGGCTGCTGTTTTCGCGGCACATCCGGACGTCTCGGTGGTCCAGCCCGGCGTGCAGGTCATCGATGAAGCGGGCCGGGCATGCTGGCCGCTGACCGATCTGGTGAAAAAACTTTACGCGCCCCGGGGGCGGGAACGGCAGATCCTCCGCGGGGAGGACATGGCGACAAGCCTGATCCGGGCTGATTGGGCGTATTTTCCGTCGCTGGCCTGGCGGTCGGACGTCATTACCAGGATTGGCTTCACCCCCGGCCTGGACGTCGTCCAGGATCTGGCCCTGCTGATGGATATTGCGGCGGAGGGCGGGGCCATCGCGGTGGAGCCGGAACTGGCGTTTCTGTACCGGCGCCACTCCGCCTCGGATTCCTCGGTGCGTGCCCTGGACGGACGCCGCTTTGATGAGGAACGCGCGTATTTCAGGTCCCAGGCTGAACGGTTCGCCCGGCTTGGCTGGACGTCGGCGGCGCGCGCCGCCCGACTGCACAGTACCTCCCGGCTGAACGCGGCCACCCTGATGGCCCGCTCGCTGGCCCGCGGCAAGACGAATTCCCTGCCGCGGCTGGCCAGACACGTCATCGGCTAG
- a CDS encoding CpaF family protein, which produces MDAVAIVEDEVRELIRVRGLDPGSQLAEVRRLVAEAVTDYDERSLLGQLPPLGVLEQARRRVFDAVAGFGALQPLLDDPTVEEVWINSPTEIYAARDGRSELTSLVLSSDQVRDLVERMLKSSGRRLDLSSPFVDASLPDGSRLHVVIPDITRRHWAVNIRKFIARASRLEHLVELGTLTPQAARFLGAAVASGLNVLVSGATQAGKTTMLNCLGASIGARERVVTVEEIFELQLPLRDVVGLQCRQSNLEGMGEIPMRRLVKEALRMRPDRLIVGEVREAESLDMLIALNSGLPGMCSVHANSAHDAVTKICTLPLLAGDNISSAFVVPTVASCIDLVIHCARNAAGKRQVMEIMALGSRVENGIIESSSIFQRTDGRLEVTAASMPAPEKFARAGFNVAELLEVQP; this is translated from the coding sequence ATGGATGCCGTTGCAATTGTGGAAGACGAGGTCCGGGAGCTCATCCGCGTCCGCGGCCTGGATCCAGGGAGCCAGCTCGCGGAAGTCCGCCGGCTGGTTGCGGAGGCGGTCACTGATTACGACGAGCGCTCCCTCCTGGGGCAGCTGCCGCCACTGGGCGTCCTTGAACAAGCGCGCCGCCGCGTCTTTGACGCCGTGGCCGGATTCGGCGCCCTGCAACCGCTGCTCGATGACCCCACGGTCGAGGAAGTTTGGATCAATTCGCCCACCGAGATCTACGCTGCCCGCGACGGGCGGTCCGAGCTGACCTCACTGGTCCTGTCCTCGGACCAGGTGCGGGACTTGGTGGAACGGATGCTGAAGAGCTCCGGCCGCCGCCTGGATCTGTCCTCGCCCTTCGTTGATGCGTCGCTTCCGGACGGGTCGCGGCTGCACGTGGTCATTCCTGACATTACCCGGCGCCACTGGGCGGTGAATATCCGAAAGTTCATTGCCCGTGCCAGCAGGCTGGAGCACCTGGTGGAGCTGGGAACCCTGACCCCGCAGGCCGCCAGGTTCCTGGGCGCAGCCGTTGCCAGCGGCCTGAACGTCCTGGTTTCCGGAGCCACCCAGGCCGGCAAGACCACCATGCTGAACTGCTTGGGCGCATCGATCGGTGCGCGGGAACGGGTGGTCACCGTCGAGGAGATCTTCGAACTGCAGCTGCCGCTGCGCGACGTGGTGGGGCTGCAGTGCCGGCAGTCGAACCTCGAGGGCATGGGGGAAATACCGATGCGGCGGCTGGTCAAGGAGGCGCTGCGCATGCGCCCGGACCGGCTGATCGTGGGCGAGGTCAGGGAGGCGGAGAGCCTGGACATGCTGATAGCCCTGAACTCGGGTTTGCCGGGCATGTGCAGCGTGCACGCCAACAGCGCCCATGACGCCGTCACAAAAATCTGCACCCTTCCCCTGTTGGCCGGCGACAACATTTCCAGTGCCTTTGTGGTTCCCACTGTTGCTTCCTGCATCGACCTGGTGATCCACTGCGCCCGGAATGCCGCGGGCAAACGGCAGGTGATGGAAATTATGGCCCTGGGCAGCCGGGTCGAAAACGGGATCATCGAATCCTCGTCCATCTTCCAGCGTACGGACGGGCGCCTTGAAGTCACTGCCGCCTCCATGCCGGCGCCTGAAAAGTTCGCCCGCGCCGGATTCAATGTGGCTGAGCTTCTTGAGGTGCAGCCGTGA
- a CDS encoding D-alanyl-D-alanine carboxypeptidase family protein, protein MIRHSRRIVSAAVCALMLTAAGMPAAHADPSAASAIEQAYRQLGGASSGIGSATGPETCGLRGDGCYRHYEYGSIHWSAETGAQPTWGAIRTAWAAASSENGALGYPTAPPACTGSACSQPFQRGTISWQVGTGATSTLSIDDPAGTAVVVNKARPLAPADYAPRDLQSVDGQLLRPEAAAALTRLQAAAAADGVGVTAISGYRSFADQTGLYAGYEAGYGTHQADTISARPGHSEHQTGLAVDVASPDGLCTLQACFEGTAAGAWAAENAHLFGFIIRYPSDATDITGYSYEPWHLRFVGEDIAAGMATEGITTLEEYLALPAAPRY, encoded by the coding sequence ATGATCCGCCATTCCCGCAGGATTGTTTCGGCGGCAGTGTGTGCGTTGATGCTGACGGCTGCAGGAATGCCGGCGGCCCACGCCGACCCTTCCGCAGCAAGCGCCATTGAGCAGGCGTACCGGCAGCTGGGCGGCGCATCGAGCGGAATCGGGTCAGCCACCGGTCCGGAAACATGCGGTCTGCGCGGCGACGGCTGTTACCGGCATTATGAGTACGGCAGTATCCACTGGTCTGCGGAAACCGGAGCCCAGCCCACCTGGGGTGCCATCCGCACCGCTTGGGCGGCGGCATCGTCCGAGAACGGTGCCCTCGGCTACCCGACGGCCCCGCCCGCCTGCACGGGTTCGGCCTGTTCCCAGCCGTTCCAGCGCGGAACAATTTCCTGGCAGGTGGGCACAGGCGCCACATCAACGCTGAGCATTGATGATCCCGCCGGCACCGCCGTCGTGGTCAACAAGGCCCGGCCCCTTGCTCCAGCCGACTATGCCCCCCGCGACCTGCAGAGCGTGGACGGGCAGCTCCTGCGCCCGGAAGCTGCTGCCGCGCTGACACGCCTCCAGGCTGCCGCCGCCGCAGACGGCGTGGGGGTCACCGCCATCAGCGGTTACCGTTCCTTTGCGGACCAGACCGGCCTGTACGCCGGTTACGAAGCCGGATACGGCACGCATCAGGCAGATACCATTTCGGCCAGGCCCGGCCACAGCGAACACCAAACAGGACTGGCCGTGGACGTCGCCTCTCCTGATGGTCTGTGCACCCTGCAGGCGTGCTTTGAGGGAACCGCTGCCGGCGCATGGGCGGCGGAGAACGCCCACCTTTTCGGCTTCATCATCCGCTATCCGTCCGATGCCACGGACATCACCGGGTATTCCTACGAACCATGGCACCTGCGTTTCGTCGGGGAGGACATTGCCGCGGGCATGGCCACAGAGGGAATCACCACGCTTGAGGAATACCTGGCCCTGCCGGCTGCCCCGCGGTATTAG
- a CDS encoding TadE family protein, which yields MVGALVTLLFLSILQLALVLHVRNTLIDAAASGARYGTLADRTPADGAERTAELIRVALNDAWAEDVSYAETTEGGVRMLRVTVRAPLPVLGFLGPSGGLEVSGHGVFGYDTAGSG from the coding sequence ATGGTGGGAGCGCTGGTCACCCTGCTCTTCCTGTCCATCCTTCAGCTGGCGCTCGTGCTGCATGTGCGCAACACCCTGATTGACGCCGCCGCGTCCGGTGCCCGGTACGGAACCCTTGCGGACCGGACACCAGCCGACGGCGCTGAACGCACGGCCGAGCTCATCCGGGTTGCACTCAATGACGCGTGGGCCGAGGACGTCAGTTACGCGGAAACCACGGAGGGCGGGGTCCGGATGCTCCGGGTCACGGTGCGGGCGCCCCTTCCGGTGCTGGGGTTCCTCGGACCCAGCGGTGGCTTGGAGGTGAGCGGGCATGGGGTCTTCGGATACGACACCGCCGGTTCCGGCTGA
- a CDS encoding GtrA family protein has protein sequence MAQSRTRKIRETVSVFLQRRVIRFLIVGALSFAIDLGLLMALHEIAGVELWIATPVAFITSLIFNFLLQRRYTFQATNKSHVSAVKYGILVVFNIFATDLIVLFFAGTDLTYATGKVVSTISTMVWNFFIYKYWIFPSAKPAEPAPALPAPPAAADPEFENEADRLR, from the coding sequence ATGGCCCAAAGCAGAACGCGCAAGATCAGGGAGACGGTATCGGTTTTCCTGCAGCGCCGCGTCATCAGGTTCCTCATCGTCGGCGCCTTGTCGTTCGCCATCGACCTGGGTCTGCTCATGGCCCTGCACGAGATCGCCGGCGTTGAATTGTGGATTGCCACACCGGTGGCGTTCATCACGAGCCTCATCTTCAATTTTCTGCTGCAGCGCCGCTACACGTTCCAGGCCACGAACAAGAGCCATGTGAGCGCAGTAAAGTACGGCATCCTCGTGGTGTTCAACATCTTTGCCACGGACCTCATCGTGCTCTTCTTCGCCGGCACGGACTTGACGTACGCAACCGGCAAGGTGGTTTCGACCATCTCGACCATGGTGTGGAACTTCTTTATCTACAAGTACTGGATCTTTCCCAGCGCCAAGCCGGCGGAACCCGCCCCGGCGCTGCCAGCTCCCCCGGCTGCGGCCGATCCTGAATTTGAGAATGAGGCCGACCGCCTCCGCTGA